TGTTCTGAGAATGCATTAGTTTTATACTCAGAAAAAACATAACCTATGTTCTGCTGTTTGATGCAGAGGTTAGAAGGCATGCAGTGAATGGTTGGCAGAAAGGGTTAATGTTTTAATGCCCCTAAAAGTAAATTCCATTCTTGTCTTTGTTTTGGAACCTATGTGTTTTAAGACCAATCATCTAATGTAAAAACTTTTTGGCTAATCATGGTTATTATTATCTAAAGCTGAAATTTCAGAAGCTCAGAGCTCTCATAACCATAATTAAACTGTGCTTTTAGCATGCACTCTAATGTTTaagaactcagaaaaaaaaataagctgttaGAATGATTTTATAATTCAAGCATCAAAACTCTGTCTTTTAGTTATAAAATAGTATGAATGGATGATGTTCTGATATAGGTTCAGCAGGGGAGTTGAAGTATTCTTTTATTATTGTGACAATACCATGAAAATGGCAGTAGAAAATTAACAATGTTACAGTGAGTTAGTAGTTTGGATGACATGTCTTAAAGAGATCCTACTAGAcatggagattaaaaaaaaattgaatactAGCTCATTCACTGAATGCAACACTGGAATGGCAAAACTAACATGTAGTCATGTGGTCTGGGTGCATTAGAGAAAGAACTGTGTGGGAAAGCTTTGTATGGCTTTTAGGAGTAGGAAATTGTTAGCATTTACGCTTGGAATGAGGCCCCCAATTTGTAGATTTAAAGTCTACATTATGATAAACATTGGAAAGTATACTGTTTTGAATCAATCAAGTTTTCATTGTttgtatgcatatatatatatatatatatatatatatatatgtacagaGCTATATAGTTAGAGAATTTTCATATTATTTGAAACATTGAAATGACATCTGCAAATGCTACTTGAATGGTATCTTCTCTTTTAGACATATTTTAATAATCTCTAGCCTAAATTCTGATTCTCTTGGAATTCTTCAGTATTGACTATTTAAacttcatttattaaaaaaaaaatagtgggtTCTGTTTTTATGGTCATGTCTAATCATGGTACTTAAGCATCATAGTTATATTTCTTAAAGTTTAAATCctttatttaagattttttcaATAGTTTTTAACATCAAATATCAATTAAGTAGTTGACATGCATCTTTATCCCACAAGAGATTTAGACAAATGAGTAATTTTATAATTACAATAAAAATCTTCTAGAGCCTAATTAGACATACAAAATATCAGACACTTTCAACAACTGGAGTGAAGTGATTCTGTTGATCTCGAGACTCTGATGTGCAGGGTTTTACTCTTTAGTTATTGATCCTGTCTGTTGCTTCAGTTGCCAGAAGCTGAAGCACTCAGAATGCATCTTAAGAAATAAAAGGTAACAGTGCTTGTCTTAAGACGTagcttttgttggttttgcagaaataaatattcGCTACAACACTTTCCAAATACTCTGTGTTTCTCATCTCCCAGTAATGAGCTGTGTCAGGCTTctattttcagtcttctttGATGATAGTGCTTCTTCTGATGGCTGGGACTCCATCTATTTAGCCATAGAgcagtaattttttaaacttctgagCCCTGGTATAAATGCTCTCCCAAGGAAGTCAACGAGAAGAACTTCATTCATTACAGTCCTCCTTTGGAAAATCTAAcctttaatgtatttttatattgagATTggggttgttgttttgtttgttttttggggatttttggagACTTGACAAATTTTTAGGAATAAATACAAAAGGAATGACATGACTGGAGGTAAAGACTGTTGAGGTAATATTTTTACTTAGTATTTTACTACTATGATTATAATTGCAGGAATGACTTATAATTGCAGGTAAAGGATGTAAAGGAGTGAAATCTTTAGGGAAATATGAGGAAAAGAACGTTAATGACTTAGAAATGAATCAAAGTCAAGACTTGCAAATCCCTATTTTTGGATATTTTCACTGCTGAGAATAGCTATCAATGCCCCAGTTCAAAAACCAAAGAATATTTTGGAACATAATTGAAGGAAAAGTGATctactaaaagaaaaacacagttcagGTACAGCTCAAACAGCGTTTGAAACATGTTCAGGatatctttgcttttcttttctaggTGTATTATGAGTAAGTAGTAAAATAACATAAGGACATTTGGCAGTGCTTCCCTTAAAATCTATCTATGGATACCGATTTCTGAGGACATAAAACTGTATGTCTTTGCACCAGGTTAAAAAAGAAGGagtttttcctgcagtttgttCATGTCAAGGTTTTCTTGATTTCACTGTGAGTTTCTCTTGTGCTCAAATTCCGGTTAATCTGGCTTGGAAAGCAAATGCACAGATACTGGCACTTTGAGAAGTTGTTGtgttaaagaaagaaatgtgaaaaactgacaaaaaagGGCGGCAGTCCTTTACCATAAGAAACTGACAACTTGTACACACTCATATATTCAAAGCTGTGTTTACTGAAGTCTGAAAGTTCATATTACAGGGAGCTGCTGATCTTCCAAACATAGCCAGGGTGTTTTAGGAACAGGTCCAACTAGCAAGAGcaggttttttattattattattttaatttttttttattttccagattgAAAGAAATGAGTAGGATTTGTAATTGCTATTGGCTGGAAGTGCCATGGGGAGATGGAGATTTAGGTATTGTATAAtaatttgtaatttcttttcacttcaCCTCTTAATGCAgtgaatatatttattctttcttgtAAATGCTTACAAAGCTTTGATGGTTTGTAATAGTTTGCTCTTCTGGTAAACTCTACATCAGAGAACTTGGAACTAATGTGGCTTCTGTATATAGTTAGACATACTTTGTATTCAGCATTGTCAGAGACTGTAGGGAATTTAAGCATTATCAGTTTTGGAATGGACTACTTTTGCTACTACTGCTGTTACAAACACAATGAATGAAAGTGTTTATATTTTTGCTAATGACTTCTAAGTGAGAGACACTGTAATTTGTAGATTAGCAGAAGGCAGTAATCTAGGCAGAGAGTTTAAGAACACCTTTGATGTTTATTTATGGTAAATATTTATGTTGAACAAATTCTTGTTCCTGTGGTATTTAATGATGAATTACTATGTATATCAACAAGTCAGTTGgaatgtgaattttcttttcctaaactTGATCAGCACAAAATAGTTCTGCAATGCTTtgcttttagattttatttgtaGTAGAGATGATAAcaagcattttgcattttatggATTTATCAGAAACAGCTGGCTGCTGAATATCTCTGCCTGAAGACAGGGATATAGGTGGGGCTAGGTGCAAACCAGAGCTTATAACAGGATCTGGCATAATTTGATTATCAAATGTCACTGGAGTCATTAATAGACATTCTTCTGATCAATCCAAGATAGAAAGAGGTGAAGGAAATAAAGGTGGAAAATTGTTGCTTTCAGGTCCTGCCTGCGTCTGTTGTGTTTATACATGGCTacaaaaatgtctgaaatgtAAGTGTATTGAATGAGCATAAAAGCCTCATAACTCTTACGATTCTAGAAGATGTTTTTCCATATAAgcagttcttttattttttttttctttccatggagTAGGATAAATTGTAGAGAAAGAGGTGTTCTCATCTATAGAGACAGAGTGAGGAAATTACCAAATGCAACCtctaaatacagatttaaatttggggaattttttgcagcagccagcaggagaaCTTAATGGATTTAATGTATTTGAATTAGAACAACTTGAGTGCTCATTCAGATACTACTGCAGAAGAACACTGAGCAAAATACTCATAGTGATTACACACATCCAAACCACACTACAATAAATCTATCTGAGTTTATTGGTACGacaaagaaaatactgatgATTTCTCAAAATTGGGTCACTTGAAGGTTTCTGAGCTCAAGGTTTTTTAATGTATAATAGCCCTTATAATCCTAATCActttgtgtggggtttttttttgaaggttttttttttttggtggtgtttttgttgtatttgtttgttttgggttttttgtgggtttgtttttttatttttctttttttttgttttttttcttttttttttttttttttttttacttggacTATCACTAAGAATTTCAAAACATTATATTAAATAAACCTGAAGTAAAAAGTACAGGCAGTAATGTATGTGCAGGTATATCTACATGTACACACAGATGACCAGAGTTTACTGCAAATAATTCTGACAGAGGATTGGAAGCTGGATCTTGCCAATAGTCCATCTACTGCCATAGATGAAAGAGTTCAAGGGGCTTCACACATCCAGGATACTCTGACATGATAGAAAtctcactgcatttttaaaatcaggtttATAAAACCTTACTGtcacatttttaaacttctgtgaTCAGCTTTATGTAGTCTTTTGATAATCTAAATAATcatctttgcttttgttttgccaaGTTTTTGATCTCAATAGTATTCAGTAGTGCTGAGTCACAAAGTGCACTATGTTCTCCAAGATGCAGTTATACTTCTGTGTAAGTTTTAGTCTCATTCACTAACACCAGTTGGAAAATGGAGGTTTATCTACAATCTCCTATTGAGCACTATTCCATATGTTTTTAACTAGGCCctgatttcttttcatattGAATAGCCTTAATCTTTTCATCACTCTTGATGTgatttgggggggttgtttATAGTAAACAAAAGTGTACTTTCTGAAACAGGCTAGTGGACAGAAGGAGTCCAATAGGAAACAGAAACAGGGTCTATTTCTGGGCTGTAGTTATCTTAGAGCTTAGGCTGGTGACTGCCAGTGATTGAGCAACAGTCTTTGCATTTCAGACTCGTTGCTTTGCCAGTAAATgcagtgcctggctctgtggacagtccctgtccatggcagagtCAAACCTGCATGCCTGGAAGAGTCATCTGCCAGTGTTACCAATTCATCATGCCAGGCTAATTCTCTCTACGTGTCTTCAGGAATTTTGGGCAGCTTGATATAACTCACACAAGTGATTGTATTAGTAGTTTACAGTTCTAGTGATTTTGTTCTCAGAGGAATAATTACTGATAATTCATAATACattttgaagatgttttttCCTGGTGCAGCCTCTCAAAactaaattttcaaaattcctGCCATAAATCGGTGTCAGCTTTGGCTGCAACCTTGGCTGGCTAGAAGGGACCTGTCAGTGTGCAGTCTTGCAGAGGAAAGGCCAAGTCCTTCAGCAGGAGCTTCAGGGTGGCTCTGGAAGCTGGGCTGGGAGTTATGGAGGGTTATGTGTGTGAATGCAGGGTTGTTGCTGGATTACTATTTCTTTTCACCTTTCTCTTTTGAGAgtgataaataaattaaaatggtCTTTACTGTAAACATATCTAATTATTTTTAGGCCTAATAATTTATGGAATGAGAACTCAGACTTTATATCTTCTTTCTACTGTAGTAACTTTTTACTGTGATTCTCACTGTATTTCTGTCCTTGCACTTGTGTAGTAGCTTCAAATTAATCTGACCATACATAAAGATTCCCACATTGCTTTTCATATAAACCAGCTTCTTTGTGACTTCTTCAGGCAGCTTTACATCTGGTTTAAGTTTAAATAATGCCTATATTCCAGCTACAAATTTTTATTATGTGTATTAAAAATGAACAATGCAAAAATAGGGTAATTAATGAATTTATTAAATAGATCACTGATATCAATATCTCAATATTTTGTTCTGTAGACCACATAACGATTTATTAGAGATGTTTGCAATTAATAATAGAGCAATGTTTTACTGTTTATAAACTGATCATTTGAGTctctaaagaggaaaaattcatTTAATAGGACATTTGACTTCATCCTGTGcatcatattttctgctttgctctgtgcaTTCCAAACCCTTTCTAGTTCATATGGCTTATTCAATAAATGTTGTTATTATATAGGTTCTTGGGCAGATCGCTCACCTCTGCATGAGGCAGCCAGTCAAGGACgtcttctttctctgaagaCTTTATTGTCACAGGTGAAGGCTCTGCTTTTACaactgctttcattttaaatgttatttaatttGTCAGCATAGATTATTAATGCAGATTTAttatgctttgttttgtttttttcacttgaatttTTCAGAGCAATACATATTTAGGAATTTTTCGTATTATAAGATTTAAgccagtatttaaaatatttcctctgtgtGTTTCAACCCCCATCcacccccccgcccctccccccccaaaaaaaaccccaaaccaaaattGTGTCTAAATTTATGTCAGTCTTTCCCTCTTGCATGGTATAAATCAATATAAAGCAGTTTCACTGCTTTAAGCCTTTGGGTAAATAGAGCTAGTCAGGAAGATACTAGTTAACAAGAAGAATCACTGAAAGATTCTGGATTTTGCATtgttgtaattttaaaaaattgctaatATCAAAGGGAGAGAGTGTAAATgctaaattttaatatttcaatattttcctaTTAGCTGTTTCTATATTGAAAAAATTTACTATAGAATACATTTGATGAAAGCAGGTAGACAAAATTGTTCGTTCTTAAGAATCAAACAACATCTACTGCAAAAAATTTAGAGGGCTTGGTGATTTTATCAATTcagtaaatgttttctttgctaAAATTCCTGGCTTTGGATATTTTAGCTCTTAAGTCACAGGTTCATAGAGTCATAGGAGAGTTTAGACtcaggattttttggggttttaaagATCACCAAGAGTGGAGATGCACCACCTTTTTCCTCATCTGTTTCAGGGTTTCGCTGTCCCccacttaaatttttttccacatatcTACTTGGAATTTGCCATGTTCTGACTTGTGTCTGTTGCCTTTTGCCCTGTCACTGTGCATCTAAACAGTCTGCATATTTTATGCTTATTTCTGATCCCAAAAAAATGCTCACTGAGGATTAATTTATTGCAAGTTGAGTTTTAAGCCTATTTAGAGTATTGTAAACTATTCATTTGAACAGTAGGGTGAGGAAACGACTCTTAATAGGTTTTGTATGATCTTTAAATACCATTCACATCTATTTTAGGGGTACAATGTAGACACACTAACAATTGACCAAGTAACTCCACTCCATgaagcctgcctgggagaccATGTAGGATGTGCAAGAATCCTCCTTGAAGCAGGAGCGAATGTaaggctttggttttgttttcttttatatgaagttcagttCTAACCTTGGCTTCACTGAGAAGGATATATTGCTTGATTTTAATGTAATTGATCTCTACTTACCCTGTTGGCTATGTTCATCTCATGTAATTACAGCTGCCACCTGAATGCTAGCAAATGAGAGTGATGGGCAGCTGCTGAGACAGTAATGAGTTGGAGTGAATCTGTTAGCAGTATTCATTATGATATTTCTATTCAAAAATATGGAATGCATTTCTCTACTTTACTGGATTCCTCTTGCTTTGAGTGGCTTTCAGGAGACTCTCCTTTTAATCTTCAGAATGTCACACTGCACCTGGGTGCTCTTAAAATTCTTTGGTatgagtagaaaaaaaatacagtctctTTTCTGCACTCCTGACATAGGCTGTCTTATTTTTTATcccaaaaagaaaatgggaCCTTATGGATCACTTTCAGTGCAATGTCTGCTGACATCAGAGTTCAAGTGCATAGCTTCCCAGGTCTCTGATCTTTgtaatggaaatatttattgttaAAATTCAGTTTGCAGAACCATGTGGAATACGTCCGTATTATCatagaaaaccaaaaaaatacatagatatttccaaaggaaatttcTTCCTACTTCAATTGGCACAAGGAGTCTAAAGATACaaaactgtaagaaaaaaaaaaaattaattttcccacctggtttatttttagtatttgtaattgttttggtgggtttggggggcGCATGGAAGAAGATGGCCCAGAGTCCTGGAAGGAGCCTTCTCTTCATACCTGTGTTCCTTCCTTTAGTATTATTAGGTCTCACAACTTGTCTACTTCATCTCCTTACTCTCTCACACTGGAAATATTCAGTTGAAGAGTGAGGTTGGTATTAAAGCAGTGAGCCTATGCTATTAGCTTTGTCTCCATCCTGTGGAATATCACTTGAACCTGGAGActaaaacaacagaagaaaaatagccAATAATCCTCAATTTCTGCCAGAGCTGTGGAGAGAAGATCCTTTTATCCCGTTGGTATGCAAAGTGTAAATTTCCTATATCATTGAAACAAGCTCAGTGCAATgacttttgaaaattatttactgcCCAGATGTCAATATATGCTCTTTAGTATTCCAGGTGTTTTTATCCAATATAGTTTAACAAGAATAATAGTAAACTAATTCCAACTGAGAAGTATGATAAGAGGAAGACAATTTCACAGAGACTGGTCAGTTAACTTGTAATTTTAACTAGtactttttttgtattttatacaaTTTCTAACtatttcctgtttaaaaatctACCTTTCTTTCAATTCTTTTTGTAAAAAGATTTTATATATTCTAGGTAAATGCTACAACAATTGATGGAGTGACACCTTTATTTAATGCCTGTTCGAGAGGCAGTGCAGCATGTGCTGAGCTCCTGTTACAATATGGTGCCAAAGCTCAGTGGGAGTCCTGTCTGCCATCACCAACACATGAAGCAGCCAGCAGAGGTAAGAAATTAGCTCCTCAATAAACatggagcagctgagcaatGTCTCAGTAAGAGGATTAAGAAATGTGTGTGGTTTTGTCCATGAGACAACATACTGAAGTCCAGCAAACTGTCATGCTTTGTACTGACAGGTCACAGTGAATGTCTGGAGGTACTGATATCCTGGGGTATAGATGTTGACCAAGATCTTCCTCATTTAGGAACACCTCTGTATGTAGCTTGTGTTTCACAGCAGATCCATTGCATTCGAAAGCTTCTTTATGCAGGTATGTCATGATTTAAATAACAATATAACAATATTACTGGTCGGCAAAATAAGCATATTGTACTCACCTTTGAAGTCAGCTGTGCTCAGCCAATGGAACTGGAACCCTTGCTTGCAGGGTTCTACCTCAAAGTTTATGCTGAGTCATGTTTTCTcataacttaattttttttttttggtgccaCAGTAAGCTTAAGATGTAAAGAGGAAGCAAGACCAGTAAGAATCAATGTTCAAAATTTTCAGCACATAGTGcagctttctgcatttctgcaggaaaaacaaggGTAAAAAAATGAGCTTTAAGAAATTTCACATAGTAATCATTGACATTTCAGTCAAACTACTTTAGCAATGAAGTCCCCTTTGCTTTCATTCTTCAGCAAGTTCTGACTGATTTTTGCATGAGGCATAGAGGCTGATTTGCAGAGGGAAGGGGTGTGGTAAAAGGCATCTGATCCTAAATTTCAGATTGTTTATTTAATCAATGGCTAAGAGATGTTGAAGGCTGTCTCTGTTTCAGCACAAGTCCAGGGACACAATTGGCATAGCTGAAAGACAATTTGGTGCATTTCAGGTATTTCCATACAGGGCTTTTGCATCCTGCAGAACAAGGAATTAAAATGTATATATGAATAATTCAGGCTTGCTATCATTGCAGCAGAATAGTTTTTGTAGTTGATTGCATGCCATATTTAGAACTTAAACAAGCAGTGAAAGTGTTTCTCATTGAGTCCATCTCCTTGGATGATTAATTATCCTAtgtcatgattttttttgtgtttaagaaCAGCAAAAGTATAATGAGCATACTTTGGCATTCAAATACTACCATACagaaaaaacagtaaaagaagGGCATAGTCTACATTTGTTGGTGCCCTGAAGTGGAATAGTGTATGTAAATTGAGACTATAAGTAACTGcttatgtaatttcttttttcatgttttatcaGTTAGTGAGAATGTATTAGAAGTTGAAAGACAGATAGACAATGAAATAAGCAAGAGAATGCAGAAGCATGCTCCAAATCATTAATATTGAGAACAGTGAATTACTCAGATTTCAGATCAAATTTCTAGACCTGTGACATTATTATTTTACTCAAATagacatttaaaatgcaaaaagtgTTTATTCAGGGAGTAAAGTTCGTACAGAAGGCAATTTTTGGTCTCTCAAGGTCAGTATAAAGTCTGAAGAAGGCTGGGTTTTAGATGAAACAACAGCTTCCCTGTAAGGGAGATTTTTCCATACTAGCTAGTATAGTTTAACTCttgtatggatttttttttcttgaatatgaATGCATTATTGCAAATTAATTtagttcattttaatttaaaacatgttAACAATTACCTGTTAATATAAAAGTGTAATAATTAGAACCCATGGATTGGGAGAATTAAtagtttgggctttttttttccctattagCTTTCTTGACTGTGTATCTCaccttaattaaaataaaaactaatttatAGATTAATAAATAAAGGTTGGATGGGATGGGAGTCTATTTCAAACACTTTTCCAGATTCAACATGTGAAAAATTATAAGGCATCCAAGACTCTTTCTTGAGTTGGTGTACTCACAAAAATATACATACAAAATTTAAgtttagtgatttttttaagacttgAATAaggaaagaatgttttttttatGCAGCACAAATTTTCTTAAATGTGTacaaaaagtgctttttcatGATTAGGCTACAGTGATGCTCATGTTACCTTTTTATCTGGTTGTATTTAGATAATAAAACCTaggataaaaaaaccaaaacccaaacaaaacagtgATGTGATTAGTTATAATTCTgtgcaataaaataataaagtggCTAAATGCACTGTGGCATTCCAGGccagtggtgggttttgtttgttttgtagcCTCGTCTTTCTCACTCAATGGCAAATTTAATCAATATCTTCTTACGTCTCTCTATGTGCATCTACCTACCAGGTGCCAACGTGcagaaaggaaagcatttgCAAACTCCACTCCATGCTGCTGCCCAGCATTCTAGTACAGAGATTGTAAACTTACTCCTTGAATTTGGGGCAGACATAA
Above is a window of Motacilla alba alba isolate MOTALB_02 chromosome 4, Motacilla_alba_V1.0_pri, whole genome shotgun sequence DNA encoding:
- the ASB5 gene encoding ankyrin repeat and SOCS box protein 5 isoform X3 — encoded protein: MSRICNCYWLEVPWGDGDLGSWADRSPLHEAASQGRLLSLKTLLSQGYNVDTLTIDQVTPLHEACLGDHVGCARILLEAGANVNATTIDGVTPLFNACSRGSAACAELLLQYGAKAQWESCLPSPTHEAASRGHSECLEVLISWGIDVDQDLPHLGTPLYVACVSQQIHCIRKLLYAGANVQKGKHLQTPLHAAAQHSSTEIVNLLLEFGADINAKNSDFERPVDLAAPSSLVERLLLFHEATPSSLCQLCRLCIRNYIGRARLHLVPQLQLPTILKNFLQYR
- the ASB5 gene encoding ankyrin repeat and SOCS box protein 5 isoform X1 yields the protein MTVIEESRPFAQQLSNVYFTILSLFCFKLFVKISLAILSHFYIVKGNRKEAARIAAEFYGVPQGQGSWADRSPLHEAASQGRLLSLKTLLSQGYNVDTLTIDQVTPLHEACLGDHVGCARILLEAGANVNATTIDGVTPLFNACSRGSAACAELLLQYGAKAQWESCLPSPTHEAASRGHSECLEVLISWGIDVDQDLPHLGTPLYVACVSQQIHCIRKLLYAGANVQKGKHLQTPLHAAAQHSSTEIVNLLLEFGADINAKNSDFERPVDLAAPSSLVERLLLFHEATPSSLCQLCRLCIRNYIGRARLHLVPQLQLPTILKNFLQYR
- the ASB5 gene encoding ankyrin repeat and SOCS box protein 5 isoform X2, whose protein sequence is MTTNTAVQRSQNLPKRRLESVGECPAKRKASWGILTSQGSWADRSPLHEAASQGRLLSLKTLLSQGYNVDTLTIDQVTPLHEACLGDHVGCARILLEAGANVNATTIDGVTPLFNACSRGSAACAELLLQYGAKAQWESCLPSPTHEAASRGHSECLEVLISWGIDVDQDLPHLGTPLYVACVSQQIHCIRKLLYAGANVQKGKHLQTPLHAAAQHSSTEIVNLLLEFGADINAKNSDFERPVDLAAPSSLVERLLLFHEATPSSLCQLCRLCIRNYIGRARLHLVPQLQLPTILKNFLQYR